A genomic segment from Dermacentor variabilis isolate Ectoservices unplaced genomic scaffold, ASM5094787v1 scaffold_490, whole genome shotgun sequence encodes:
- the LOC142569062 gene encoding uncharacterized protein LOC142569062 — protein MCSNPFVFAIQIAALLLTPAGYEGRGQDVKANSTYLPGYLGSQVPTAPFYLDKPDIQHHYSATTTLDDVTDFSATTASLWAPPTIKGGDRLRRTTGHGSSAGTMCSNPFVFAIQIAALLLTPAGYEGRGRDVKANSTYLPGYLGSQVPTAPFYLDKPDIQHHYSATTTLDDVTDFSATTASLWAPPTIKGGDRLRRTTGHGSSAGTMCSNPFVFAIQVSKRFGKCLKSNELCLIVLPCPRLLSNLLCDFCVHVSKLLLIAGDVESNPGPDYDQFSKQLKQIADDLRVIKEERLTSIDLKLDSLSNLDTKVSTCMEQINNLQKALISLELKVDDLENRSRRSNLIVYGLPEEAKENEGSLEHKVHEKILKSVLEVEDVTIERIHRLGRPAAKKTRPVILKLRDYRDKTQILSNCYKLKGSSFSIGEDFSWRVRNIRKKLWNYAKARKESGDKVSLSYDKLRINDDLYRWDDETNDVALIQTHSATSSKKNQEAERQTTRTRRNAPRQK, from the coding sequence atgtgctcaaacccgtttgtttttgccatacagatCGCCGCCCTACTGCTCACACCAGCCGGGTACGAAGGAAGAGGCCAGGATGTGAAAGCAAACTCGACCTATCTTCCAGGGTATCTTGGATCCCAAGTGCCTACCGCGCCATTCTATCTGGATAAGCCCGATATACAGCACCATTACAGTGCAACAACAACGCTGgatgacgtcacggacttcagcgccaccacagcgagtctatgggcaccaccgaccataaaaggaggcgacagactgcggcggaccactgggcatggtagctctgctggaacgatgtgctcaaacccgtttgtttttgccatacagatCGCCGCCCTACTGCTCACACCAGCCGGGTACGAAGGAAGAGGCCGGGATGTGAAAGCAAACTCGACCTATCTTCCAGGGTATCTTGGATCCCAAGTGCCTACCGCGCCATTCTATCTGGATAAGCCCGATATACAGCACCATTACAGTGCAACAACAACGCTGgatgacgtcacggacttcagcgccaccacagcgagtctatgggcaccaccgaccataaaaggaggcgacagactgcggcggaccactgggcatggtagctctgctggaacgatgtgctcaaacccgtttgtttttgccatacaggTGAGCAAACGTTTTGGGAAATGCCTAAAATCCAATGAATTGTGCCTAATTGTGCTGCCATGCCCAAGGCTGCTTTCAAATTTGTTATGTGACTTTTGCGTGCATGTTTCTAAATTGCTGCTTATAGCAGGGGATGTGGAAAGTAACCCTGGGCCTGATTATGATCAATTTTCCAAGCAGCTAAAACAAATTGCAGACGACCTTCGTGTTATTAAGGAAGAACGTCTAACATCCATCGACTTAAAACTTGACAGCCTAAGCAATCTCGATACCAAGGTTTCTACATGCATGGAACAAATTAATAACCTCCAGAAAGCACTAATATCACTTGAACTAAAAGTGGACGATCTTGAAAATCGCTCAAGAAGATCAAATCTAATTGTTTACGGTCTTCCCGAGGAAGCTAAGGAAAACGAAGGCTCACTTGAACACAAAGTGCACGAAAAAATTCTTAAAAGTGTCCTCGAAGTCGAAGATGTAACGATTGAAAGGATTCACAGATTGGGCAGGCCAGCAGCTAAAAAAACCAGACCGGTTATCTTGAAGCTCCGGGACTACCGCGACAAAACACAAATCCTAAGCAACTGTTATAAGCTGAAGGGGAGCAGTTTTTCAATCGGCGAAGATTTTTCATGGCGTGTAAGAAACATCCGGAAGAAACTGTGGAACTACGCGAAAGCTAGAAAAGAATCTGGGGACAAGGTATCGCTGTCCTACGACAAACTGCGTATCAATGATGACCTCTACCGATGGGATGACGAAACAAATGATGTGGCTCTAATCCAAACGCATTCAGCTACCTCGAGCAAAAAAAACCAGGAAGCAGAAAGGCAAACAACGCGCACTCGGCGCAACGCGCCACGTCAGAAATAA